Proteins from one Pygocentrus nattereri isolate fPygNat1 chromosome 16, fPygNat1.pri, whole genome shotgun sequence genomic window:
- the zer1 gene encoding protein zer-1 homolog — MAGKAGDNPDSLMALCTVFCLKNLRRTMCYTGVRNRLYLRPDVFLPSEICDKLVNVYMELVHTDSNFVPQDGFFQLFFDPRSTRLTRLQLKGDFVRDKDLEAIGKQDLIELNLTSCNHLSARSLQTLSSFKHTLVSLNLFGCANIFFHKTRAPLARGEDDDEEEHLPRHAVDSDFTFQGFNRLRLLNLGNLPAEVDVEVLLKPLPALTSLDLSGVYLARPAFLAQWRDRLASLVLYNVDLSEDLISTVVQISRLRHLDISRENQRNSKFKMTKKILTSIVRGLGSLVSLDISGHIMLDNCTMPQIEEAMGPPSIEPCKSSIYPFQELKRPLQFLGLYNTTLCNVTHIPAYKVTGSKNEDQVLNAIEAYTEYRPELAHRAINQLFDIARIQHCNQLLRALQLVIAALKCHKYDKSIQVTGSAALFYLTNTEYRNDQSVRLRRQVIEVVLNGMEQYQEVTVQRNCCLTLCNFSIPEELEFQYHRVNLLLLKILEPARQDESIQRIAVHLCNALVCQVDNDHKEAVGKMGFVKTMLNLIKKKLQDRLCDQVMEFSWSALWNITDETPDNCEMFLNCSGMDLFLECLQEFPDKQELHRNMLGLLGNVAEVKALRPQLLTSQFISVFSNLLDSKADGIEVSYNACGVLSHIMFDGPEAWTIEDPERVWVMDKMWDAIQSWDISSRRNINYRSFEPILRLLPQSISPVSQHWATWALYNLVSVYPSKYCPLLVKEGGIALLEKVIELESSHEETKDMARKVMEQCENFKEDPMDTSR, encoded by the exons ATGGCAGGGAAAGCAGGGGACAACCCGGACAGCCTGATGGCTCTGTGCACAGTGTTCTGTCTGAAGAACCTCAGAAGAACCATGTGCTACACAGGGGTCCGGAACAGGCTCTATCTGCGTCCAGATGTGTTCTTGCCCAGCGAAATCTGCGATAAGCTGGTCAATGT GTACATGGAGCTGGTTCACACAGACAGCAACTTTGTGCCGCAGGATGGCTTCTTCCAGCTTTTCTTCGACCCCCGCAGCACCAGGCTGACCCGTCTTCAGCTCAAGGGGGACTTTGTGCGGGATAAAGACTTGGAGGCGATCGGGAAACAG GACCTGATTGAGCTAAACCTGACGTCCTGTAATCACCTGAGTGCCCGCAGCCTCCAGACACTCTCCAGCTTCAAACACACCCTGGTGTCCCTCAACCTCTTTGGCTGTGCAAACATCTTCTTCCACAAGACGAGAGCTCCACTGGCCCGtggtgaggatgatgatgaggaaGAGCACCTGCCGAGACACGCTGTGGACTCTGACTTTACATTCCAG GGCTTTAACAGACTGCGGCTGTTAAATCTGGGAAATTTGCCAGCAGAGGTGGATGTTGAGGTTCTGCTGAAGCCCCTCCCAGCCCTCACCTCTCTGGACTTGTCTGGAGTTTATCTGGCTCGGCCGGCCTTCCTGGCACAGTGGAGGGACCGGTTGGCTTCTCTGGTACTCTACAATGTTGACCTTTCAGAAGACCTCATCAGCACTGTTGTGCAGATAAGCAGGTTAAG GCACTTGGATATCTCTCGGGAGAACCAGCGCAATTCCAAGTTCAAAATGACGAAGAAGATCTTGACGAGCATCGTGCGAGGCCTGGGGAGCCTGGTCTCACTGGACATCTCAGGTCACATCATGCTGGACAACTGTACCATGCCTCAAATTGAGGAGGCCATGGGACCTCCCAG caTTGAGCCGTGTAAGAGCAGTATCTATCCCTTCCAGGAGCTGAAAAGGCCCCTACAGTTTTTGGGCTTGTACAACACCACACTCTGTAATGTCACACACATCCCTGCATACAAG GTGACGGGCTCTAAGAATGAAGACCAAGTGCTGAATGCAATAGAAGCTTACACTGAGTACCGTCCTGAACTGGCACACAGAGCCATCAACCAGCTGTTTGACATTGCGAGGATACAACATTGCAACCAGCTACTCCGAGCACTACAG TTGGTAATAGCAGCGTTGAAATGTCATAAGTATGATAAGAGTATCCAAGTGACGGGCAGTGCTGCTCTTTTCTACCTGACCAACACGGAGTACCGTAACGATCAGAGCGTGCGGCTGCGCCGGCAGGTCATAGAGGTTGTGCTCAATGGCATGGAACAGTACCAGGAGGTCACG GTCCAGAGGAATTGCTGTCTCACTCTGTGTAACTTCAGTATTCCTGAGGAGCTGGAGTTTCAGTACCATCGGGTTaatctgctgctgctgaagaTTCTGGAGCCAGCCCGGCAAGATGAGTCCATCCAGCGCATCGCTGTGCACCTCTGCAATGCCCTCGTCTGCCAGGTCGACAACGACCACAAAGAGGCTGTTGGAAAGATGGGATTTGTTAAG ACCATGCTGAATTTAATAAAGAAGAAGCTACAGGACAGATTG TGTGATCAGGTGATGGAGTTCTCGTGGAGCGCTCTGTGGAACATCACAGACGAGACGCCGGATAACTGCGAGATGTTCCTCAACTGCAGTGGCATGGATCTGTTCCTAGAGTGCCTGCAG GAGTTTCCAGACAAACAGGAGCTGCATCGCAACATGCTGGGACTGCTGGGTAATGTGGCGGAGGTGAAAGCGCTCAGACCTCAGTTGCTCACCAGCCAGTTCATCTCCGTTTTCAG TAACTTGTTGGACAGCAAGGCGGACGGTATCGAGGTGTCATATAATGCCTGCGGCGTTCTGTCCCATATCATGTTTGACGGGCCCGAGGCGTGGACCATAGAGGACCCTGAAAGAGTATGGGTCATGGACAAAATGTGGGATGCCATCCAGAGCTGGGACATTAGTTCTCGTCGCAACATCAACTACAG gtcATTTGAGCCCATTCTGCGTCTCCTTCCTCAGAGCATATCTCCGGTCAGCCAACACTGGGCCACTTGGGCACTCTACAACCTGGTGTCTGTATACC ccAGCAAGTATTGTCCATTATTAGTAAAGGAGGGAGGCATCGCGCTCTTGGAGAAAGTTATAGAGCTGGAGTCTTCTCATGAGGAAACCAAGGACATGGCACg